In Solea senegalensis isolate Sse05_10M unplaced genomic scaffold, IFAPA_SoseM_1 scf7180000012662, whole genome shotgun sequence, a single window of DNA contains:
- the LOC122759932 gene encoding uncharacterized protein LOC122759932 yields the protein MPRLKKHNRSIAAKKSMEERLAAVVASAPLVPTTCFPPPTHGPLCRGTGRRHRVSTWPVSPLTGRSHKMIIPVESPDKKFVLFVGDSHLRAIVDGHVKISHKLLSFGLMSTPGADAKDLRTEMVSAVLPRTPDLVCVLAPSNNLTRGTLDQAAVDFEELLTSALSRWPKLFVLDFPPRRNVDQDLQELFRQEFHRVAARKGVRYYSIAEFFPLSQRDLWCWDGVHLSDGSGMRTLVTLLCDKSSQELEMAVAQEESRSMLPVVPAPAPRPAPRLVVVGEVRSPRLLHNPLDWKVVEPRRTGSSSPPKGVKVQLRDFSIPLTPVWFSPPMLEMMDSVRPGNLDRKEPSTSAKGPTGVKRPRSPFAPKKSCGKQKVKVEEWPELPKAVTVEVGDWPGVPKTVEEVPVERPRRRIVFKKRRTSQQGAAADVVEVISGPSPVTIEDCPPLHSSPDLIQSVGIA from the exons ATGCCTCGCCTGAAGAAACACAACCGTTCCATCGCGGCCAAGAAGAGCATGGAGGAACGcctggcagcagtggtggcatCTGCGCCTCTGGTCCCCACCACTTGCTTCCCACCACCAACACATGGTCCCTTAT GTCGTGGTACTGGTCGTCGACACCGTGTGAGCACCTGGCCAGTTTCACCCCTGACTGGCAGGAGTCACAAGATGATCATCCCAGTTGAGTCACCTGACAAGAAG tttgttctttttgtcgGTGATTCCCACCTGCGCGCCATTGTTGATGGCCATGTGAAGATTTCCCACAAGCTGCTTTCTTTTGGTCTCATGTCAACGCCAGGGGCTGACGCCAAGGACCTGAGGACTGAGATGGTGAGTGCAGTCCTTCCCAGGACACCTgaccttgtttgtgttcttgcaCCCAGCAACAACTTGACCAGGGGGACTTTGGATCAGGCTGCAGTGGACTTTGAGGAGCTTCTCACCAGTGCCTTGTCTCGGTGGCCGAAG CTGTTTGTCCTGGACTTCCCTCCACGCCGAAACGTGGATCAGGACCTGCAGGAACTTTTTCGCCAAGAGTTTCACCGTGTGGCTGCACGCAAGG gtgTGAGGTACTACTCTATCGCAGAGTTCTTTCCTCTCAGCCAGCGTGACCTGTGGTGTTGGGATGGG GTTCACCTGAGTGATGGATCTGGGATGAGGACACTGGTGACATTGCTATGCGACAAATCCAGTCAGGAGCTAGAGATGGCTGTTGCACAGGAGGAGTCGCGTAGCATGTTGCCAGTTGTTCCCGCTCCTGCTCCTCGTCCGGCTCCGAGGTTGGTTGTGGTTGGAGAGGTTCGCTCTCCACGTCTGTTGCACAACCCATTGGATTGGAAGGTGGTTGAACCACGCAGGACG GGGAGCAGCTCACCCCCTAAGGGAGTGAAAGTTCAGCTCAgg GATTTTTCCATCCCTCTCACTCCTGTCTGGTTCAGCCCACCAATGTTGGAGATGATGGACAGTGTCCGTCCGGGCAATCTTGATCGGAAGGAGCCCAGTACTTCTGCCAAGGGACCAACG gGGGTCAAGCGTCCTAGGAGCCCTTTTGCTCCAAAGAAGAGCTGTGGGAAACAGAAG gtGAAGGTGGAGGAGTGGCCTGAACTTCCCAAGGCTGTGACA gtggaggtgggggatTGGCCTGGAGTGCCCAAGACTGTGGAG gagGTCCCTGTGGAGCGTCCCCGCAGACGCATTGTCTTCAAGAAGAGGCGTACTTCTCAGCAG GGTGCAGCTGCAGATGTTGTGGAGGTGATAAGTGGACCATCACCTGTGACCATTGAAGACTGTCCCCCTCTGCACAGCTCCCCAGACCTCATCCAAA GTGTTGGCATTGCCTAA